From the genome of Streptomyces sp. NBC_00659, one region includes:
- a CDS encoding MFS transporter: MPELSHRHRMLVLAICCMSLLIVSLDVTVLNVALPSMQQELHASVAGMQWTIDAYTLVLASLLMLAGSTADRIGRRKVFMTGLVLFTIGSVLCSLAPNLDTLIVFRMVQAVGGSMLNPVAMSIITNTFTDPRERARAIGVWGAVVGISMAAGPLVGGLLVDTVGWRSIFWINLPVGLAALLLTLRFVPESRAPKARRPDPVGQLLVIALLGSLTYAIIEAPTSGTVHTLSFGAVALAALLGLLWYEPRRDEPLIDLRFFRSVPFSGATVIAVSAFAALSGFLFLSTLYLQNVRGLNALHAGLWMLPMAFLCFVCAPVSGRLVGNRGSRPSLLIAGVAMTVSGVLFAAFEAETSNVTLVVGYVFFGIGFGFVNAPITNTAVSGMPRAQAGVAAAVASTSRQIGGTLGVAVIGAALASGIRASAYRDTFVAASRPGWWIITACGVAVLVLGWLSSGRRARASAEETARLLESPEIRDTAGVRAQDPSAA; the protein is encoded by the coding sequence ATGCCTGAGCTCAGCCACCGTCACCGGATGCTGGTGCTCGCGATCTGCTGCATGAGTCTGCTGATCGTGAGCCTCGACGTCACGGTTCTGAACGTCGCCCTGCCCTCGATGCAGCAGGAGCTGCACGCGAGCGTCGCGGGGATGCAGTGGACCATCGACGCGTACACCCTGGTGCTGGCGTCCCTGCTGATGCTCGCGGGCTCCACCGCCGACCGCATCGGCCGGCGCAAGGTGTTCATGACGGGCCTGGTCCTGTTCACCATCGGCTCGGTGCTCTGCTCGCTGGCCCCGAACCTCGACACGCTCATCGTCTTCCGGATGGTCCAGGCCGTCGGCGGCTCGATGCTCAACCCGGTGGCGATGTCGATCATCACCAACACCTTCACGGACCCGCGCGAACGGGCCCGCGCGATCGGCGTCTGGGGCGCCGTGGTCGGCATCTCGATGGCCGCGGGACCGCTGGTGGGCGGACTGCTCGTCGACACCGTGGGCTGGCGCTCCATCTTCTGGATCAACCTCCCCGTAGGCCTCGCCGCGCTCCTGCTGACCCTGCGCTTCGTCCCCGAGTCCCGCGCCCCGAAGGCCCGCCGCCCCGACCCGGTCGGCCAGCTCCTCGTCATCGCCCTGCTCGGCTCCCTGACGTACGCGATCATCGAGGCGCCCACCTCCGGGACCGTCCACACCCTGTCCTTCGGCGCGGTCGCCCTCGCCGCGCTGCTGGGCCTCCTGTGGTACGAGCCCCGGCGCGACGAACCCCTCATCGACCTGCGCTTCTTCCGCTCGGTGCCGTTCAGCGGAGCCACCGTCATCGCGGTGAGCGCGTTCGCCGCGCTCAGCGGCTTCCTGTTCCTGTCGACGCTGTACCTCCAGAACGTGCGCGGCCTGAACGCCCTGCACGCGGGTCTGTGGATGCTGCCCATGGCGTTCCTGTGCTTCGTCTGCGCGCCCGTGTCGGGACGCCTGGTCGGCAACCGCGGTTCCCGGCCGTCGCTGCTGATCGCCGGTGTCGCGATGACCGTGAGCGGGGTGCTGTTCGCCGCGTTCGAGGCGGAGACGTCGAACGTCACGCTCGTCGTCGGCTACGTCTTCTTCGGCATCGGCTTCGGCTTCGTGAACGCGCCCATCACCAACACGGCCGTCTCCGGCATGCCCCGCGCCCAGGCGGGCGTGGCCGCCGCCGTCGCCTCGACCAGCCGGCAGATCGGCGGCACCCTCGGGGTCGCCGTCATCGGCGCGGCGCTCGCCTCCGGCATCCGGGCCTCCGCCTACCGGGACACCTTCGTCGCGGCCTCCCGCCCCGGCTGGTGGATCATCACCGCCTGCGGTGTCGCCGTCCTCGTCCTCGGCTGGCTCAGCAGCGGGCGCCGGGCCCGCGCCTCGGCCGAGGAAACGGCCCGCCTGCTGGAGTCCCCGGAGATCCGGGACACGGCGGGCGTACGCGCCCAGGACCCCTCCGCCGCCTGA
- a CDS encoding amylo-alpha-1,6-glucosidase: protein MTDRHHLLVHGGTFAAVGDGGDISGVRGGSSPDGLFVRDARHLSRWQLTVDGAVPEALTPVADGDTARCVLVPRGGRNEPPAYTLFREQAVAEGSFVEALRVTSNRPTATTVRIAVTADADFTDQFELRSDHRTYAKTGVVRQRQVLDDGVEFSYRRGEWQSRTTVTSEPAPDGVEETGTGARRLVWTLDLEPHGSAELALRVAARPHGATHEPRVPASPAAAGERLLALEGEFAQGVPFPTGWPELAAACARGLSDLAVLQVSATGLDGEELRVPAAGVPWFLTLLGRDALLTSLFALPYRPQLAAATLPALAATQAVEVGAGAVAQPGKIVHEVRHGELAHFGQVPYGRYYGSVDATPLFLVLLGAYTEHTGDMALARRLEPNARAAIGWMLDHGGLTSRGYLVYRADGGGLANQNWKDSPGAICSADGSRPTGPVMAAGAQGYAYDALRRTAQLARTVWDDEVYAALLEQAAADLRDRFQRDFWMNEHAFPALALDGDGRHVDALASDAGHLLWSGLLDKEYGELVGRRLLEPDFFSGWGVRTLASGQPAYHPLSYHRGSVWPHDNALITLGLARYGLHDEARTVAHGLVDAATAAGHRLPEVIAGYGRDTHAEPVPYPHACVRESRSAAAPLALLAAVGGA from the coding sequence ATGACGGACCGGCATCATCTGCTCGTGCACGGTGGAACGTTCGCCGCCGTGGGCGACGGAGGGGACATCAGCGGAGTACGGGGCGGCAGCTCGCCGGACGGGTTATTCGTACGGGACGCCCGGCACCTGAGCCGCTGGCAGCTCACCGTGGACGGCGCGGTGCCCGAGGCACTGACGCCGGTCGCGGACGGTGACACGGCACGCTGCGTACTGGTTCCGCGCGGCGGCCGCAACGAGCCGCCCGCCTACACGCTCTTCCGTGAACAGGCCGTCGCCGAGGGTTCGTTCGTGGAGGCGCTGCGCGTCACCAGCAATCGTCCGACGGCCACGACGGTCCGGATCGCGGTCACCGCGGACGCCGACTTCACGGATCAGTTCGAACTGCGTTCCGACCACCGGACGTACGCCAAGACAGGTGTCGTACGCCAGCGCCAGGTCCTGGACGACGGGGTCGAGTTCAGCTACCGGCGCGGGGAGTGGCAGTCCCGTACGACGGTCACCTCCGAGCCCGCGCCGGACGGGGTGGAGGAGACGGGCACGGGCGCGCGTCGCCTCGTATGGACCCTCGACCTCGAACCGCACGGCTCGGCGGAGCTGGCGCTGCGCGTCGCGGCCCGTCCGCACGGCGCCACGCACGAGCCACGGGTTCCCGCCTCGCCGGCCGCGGCGGGCGAGCGACTCCTCGCCCTGGAGGGCGAGTTCGCGCAGGGGGTGCCGTTCCCGACCGGCTGGCCCGAGCTGGCCGCGGCCTGTGCGCGCGGCCTGTCCGATCTGGCCGTCCTCCAGGTGTCGGCGACGGGCCTGGACGGCGAGGAGCTGCGGGTGCCCGCGGCCGGGGTCCCCTGGTTCCTCACCCTGCTGGGCCGCGACGCCCTGCTCACCTCGCTGTTCGCGCTGCCCTACCGGCCTCAGCTCGCCGCCGCTACCCTGCCCGCGCTGGCCGCCACCCAGGCGGTCGAGGTGGGAGCGGGCGCGGTCGCCCAGCCCGGCAAGATCGTGCACGAGGTGCGGCACGGCGAGCTGGCGCACTTCGGGCAGGTGCCGTACGGGCGGTACTACGGTTCGGTGGACGCGACTCCGCTGTTCCTGGTGCTGCTCGGCGCCTACACCGAGCACACCGGCGACATGGCCCTGGCCCGTCGGCTGGAGCCCAACGCCCGTGCGGCGATCGGCTGGATGCTGGACCACGGCGGGCTGACCTCGCGCGGCTATCTCGTCTACCGCGCGGACGGTGGCGGCCTCGCCAACCAGAACTGGAAGGACTCCCCGGGCGCCATCTGCTCGGCCGACGGCAGCCGCCCCACCGGGCCGGTGATGGCGGCGGGCGCGCAGGGGTACGCGTACGACGCGCTGCGCCGCACCGCCCAACTGGCCCGCACGGTCTGGGACGACGAGGTCTACGCGGCGCTCCTGGAACAGGCCGCCGCCGATCTGCGCGACCGTTTCCAGCGGGACTTCTGGATGAACGAGCACGCCTTCCCCGCGCTGGCGCTCGACGGCGACGGCCGGCATGTCGACGCGCTCGCCTCGGACGCGGGGCATCTGCTGTGGTCCGGTCTGCTGGACAAGGAGTACGGCGAACTGGTCGGCCGGCGGCTGCTCGAACCGGACTTCTTCTCCGGCTGGGGAGTGCGCACGCTCGCTTCGGGCCAGCCCGCGTACCACCCGCTGTCGTACCACCGCGGTTCCGTCTGGCCGCACGACAACGCCCTGATCACCTTGGGGCTGGCGCGGTACGGACTGCACGACGAGGCCCGTACGGTGGCGCACGGGCTCGTGGACGCGGCCACGGCCGCGGGGCACCGCCTCCCCGAGGTCATCGCGGGCTACGGCAGGGACACCCATGCCGAGCCGGTGCCCTACCCGCACGCCTGCGTACGGGAGTCCCGTTCGGCGGCGGCACCGCTGGCCCTGCTCGCGGCGGTGGGCGGGGCCTAG
- a CDS encoding MGH1-like glycoside hydrolase domain-containing protein produces the protein MAPVSTTGIPSRASGPPSPPHAAEIVRSGAPVYDPGGPPGSLHLRASRVLDGNWTGTSTVPSRGLYPHQWSWDSAFIAIGLRHLSPLRAQTELETLLGAQWADGRVPHIVFNPSVPLDAYFPSPDFWRSSTAGRAAGAPRTVQTSGIVQPPVHALAVWLVHRADPGLSRARSFLSRMYPRLAAWHRYLLHRRDLGGGGLASVVHPWEQGMDNSPCWDAPLSRVTPAPARSFRRADLDHGAPEDRPTDLDYGRYVRLAADYRDRGYTDGGGEFAVEDPLFNALLIASEHALAEIARELGATGTARHARAERLTAALVERLWDPAEGMFFCRDERSGASGGDGDRAGAGSGRGGPGGRGVLIPERSVAGLLPLILPALPRDIAATLVRTAGGPHFGLGGATRLVPSYDLTGEAFDPHRYWRGPAWFNTNWLLERGMRLHGEHGRADALRTALLDTAGESGFAEYVDPFTGEACGALGFSWTAALTLDLLHEPSGAPSVVSPQGRDALTDTALGTDAGADGAGQRACEFGTDAKGGDRG, from the coding sequence ATGGCTCCTGTGAGCACCACCGGGATTCCCTCGCGCGCCTCCGGCCCGCCCTCCCCGCCGCATGCGGCCGAGATCGTCCGGAGCGGAGCACCCGTATACGATCCCGGCGGACCGCCGGGGTCGCTGCACCTCAGGGCTTCCCGGGTGCTGGACGGCAACTGGACCGGAACGTCCACGGTGCCCTCCCGCGGTCTGTACCCGCACCAGTGGTCCTGGGACTCCGCGTTCATCGCGATCGGCCTGCGCCATCTGTCCCCGCTGCGGGCGCAGACGGAGCTGGAGACCCTGCTCGGCGCGCAGTGGGCCGACGGGCGTGTGCCGCACATCGTGTTCAACCCCTCCGTCCCGCTCGACGCGTACTTCCCGAGCCCCGACTTCTGGCGCTCCTCCACCGCCGGGCGCGCCGCGGGCGCCCCGCGCACGGTACAGACGTCGGGCATCGTGCAGCCACCGGTGCACGCGCTCGCGGTGTGGCTGGTGCACCGGGCGGACCCGGGACTGTCCAGGGCCCGCTCGTTCCTCTCCCGGATGTATCCCCGCCTGGCGGCCTGGCACCGCTATCTCCTGCACCGCCGGGACCTGGGCGGCGGCGGCCTCGCCAGCGTGGTCCACCCCTGGGAGCAGGGCATGGACAACAGCCCCTGCTGGGACGCCCCGCTCAGCCGCGTCACCCCGGCGCCGGCCCGCTCCTTCCGGCGCGCCGACCTCGACCACGGCGCTCCCGAGGACCGGCCGACGGATCTCGACTACGGGCGGTACGTACGGCTGGCCGCGGACTACCGGGACCGGGGATACACCGACGGCGGCGGCGAGTTCGCCGTCGAGGACCCGCTGTTCAACGCCCTGCTGATCGCCTCGGAGCACGCGCTGGCCGAGATCGCGCGGGAACTGGGCGCGACGGGGACGGCCCGGCACGCGCGCGCGGAGCGGCTGACGGCGGCCCTGGTGGAGCGGCTGTGGGACCCGGCGGAGGGCATGTTCTTCTGCCGCGACGAGCGGAGCGGGGCGAGCGGCGGCGACGGCGACAGGGCCGGCGCGGGCAGCGGGAGGGGCGGGCCGGGCGGGCGTGGGGTGCTGATTCCCGAGCGCAGTGTCGCCGGGCTGCTGCCCCTCATCCTGCCCGCGCTGCCGCGCGACATCGCCGCCACGCTCGTACGGACCGCGGGCGGGCCGCACTTCGGGCTGGGCGGCGCGACGCGCCTCGTGCCCAGCTACGACCTGACCGGCGAGGCGTTCGATCCGCACCGCTACTGGCGGGGGCCGGCCTGGTTCAACACCAACTGGCTGCTGGAGCGCGGGATGCGGCTGCACGGAGAACACGGACGGGCGGACGCGCTGCGGACCGCCCTGCTGGACACCGCCGGGGAGTCCGGGTTCGCGGAGTACGTGGACCCGTTCACCGGCGAGGCCTGCGGAGCACTCGGGTTCAGCTGGACGGCGGCACTGACGCTCGATCTGCTGCACGAGCCCTCCGGGGCACCATCGGTCGTGTCCCCGCAGGGGCGCGACGCGTTGACCGACACGGCACTCGGCACCGACGCCGGCGCCGACGGTGCGGGACAGCGCGCATGCGAGTTCGGGACGGACGCCAAGGGAGGGGACCGGGGATGA
- a CDS encoding ROK family transcriptional regulator, which yields MTERRGVTVRTGNQASAGELLELVRSGRATTRGALQRATGLSRATVGQRLDRLFRAGWLREGAGGPVDSPLGGRPSITLEFDDEHAVVLAADLDTRHGRAAVLTLTGEILAEHAGPLVIDDGPEAVLGELGRWFADLVGKSGRPADAVCGIGLAVPGPVDSETGRVVQPPIMPGWDGYDIRGRLGRAFAEHAGTGAARVPVLVDNDANLMAYGEQRAGYPDCSAFALVKVSTGIGAGMVVGGTVYRGVDGGAGDIGHIRVGADALCRCGSYGCLAAVASGGAVARRLAESGIPAASGSDVRELLAAGHPEATALAREAGRRVGDVLATVVTLLNPGVLMIAGDLAGTPFLTGVRELLYQRALPRSTAHLDVVTSRLGERAGLVGAGALVVEHLYAPERAEERLAALGV from the coding sequence ATGACAGAAAGGCGGGGAGTGACCGTGAGGACCGGGAACCAGGCAAGCGCCGGAGAACTGCTCGAACTGGTGCGCAGCGGCCGGGCCACCACGCGCGGGGCGCTCCAGCGGGCCACCGGTCTGTCGCGGGCCACGGTCGGCCAGCGCCTGGACCGGCTGTTCCGCGCGGGCTGGCTCCGCGAGGGGGCCGGCGGCCCCGTCGACTCACCCCTCGGCGGCCGTCCCTCCATCACCCTGGAGTTCGACGACGAGCACGCCGTCGTCCTCGCCGCCGACCTCGACACCCGGCACGGCCGGGCCGCCGTCCTCACCCTGACCGGCGAGATCCTCGCCGAGCACGCGGGACCCCTGGTGATCGACGACGGCCCCGAGGCGGTCCTCGGTGAGCTCGGACGCTGGTTCGCCGACCTGGTCGGGAAGTCCGGCCGGCCGGCCGACGCCGTCTGCGGCATCGGGCTCGCGGTGCCGGGCCCCGTCGACAGCGAGACCGGCCGCGTGGTCCAGCCGCCGATCATGCCGGGCTGGGACGGCTACGACATAAGGGGGCGGCTGGGCCGCGCCTTCGCCGAACACGCGGGCACCGGCGCCGCCCGCGTCCCCGTGCTCGTCGACAACGACGCCAACCTCATGGCGTACGGGGAGCAGCGCGCCGGCTATCCGGACTGCTCGGCGTTCGCGCTGGTCAAGGTTTCCACGGGTATAGGCGCCGGCATGGTCGTCGGCGGCACCGTCTACCGGGGCGTCGACGGCGGCGCGGGCGACATCGGGCACATCCGGGTCGGCGCCGACGCGCTGTGCCGGTGCGGCTCGTACGGCTGTCTCGCCGCCGTCGCCAGTGGCGGCGCGGTGGCGCGCCGGCTCGCGGAGTCCGGGATCCCGGCCGCGTCCGGCTCGGACGTGCGCGAACTGCTGGCGGCCGGCCACCCCGAGGCGACGGCGCTCGCGCGGGAGGCGGGCCGCCGGGTCGGGGACGTCCTGGCCACCGTGGTGACGCTGCTCAACCCGGGCGTGCTGATGATCGCCGGGGATCTGGCCGGAACCCCGTTCCTCACGGGTGTACGGGAGCTGCTGTACCAGCGGGCGCTGCCCCGTTCCACCGCTCACCTGGACGTGGTGACCTCCCGGCTCGGCGAGCGGGCCGGCCTCGTGGGCGCGGGGGCGCTGGTCGTGGAGCACCTGTACGCGCCGGAGCGGGCCGAGGAGCGGCTGGCGGCTCTCGGGGTGTGA
- the dusB gene encoding tRNA dihydrouridine synthase DusB, with protein sequence MPTPTSTVDSTLNSSLSIGPHKAQPPVVLAPMAGITNAPFRTLCREFSGGKGLFVSEMITTRALVERNEKTMQLIHFDATEKPRSIQLYGVDPATVGKAVRMIAEEDLADHIDLNFGCPVPKVTRKGGGSALPYKRNLLRAILREAVSGAGDLPVTMKMRKGIDDDHITFLDAGRIAVEEGVTAIALHGRTAAQHYGGTADWDAIARLKEHVPEIPVLGNGDIWSADDALRMMRETGCDGVVVGRGCLGRPWLFGDLVAAFEGRPDAYARPTLREVAAVMVRHATLLGEWIGDEARGVIDFRKHVAWYLKGFSVGSEMRKRLAITSSLAELSDGLAELDQDQPWPSGADGPRGRTSGNNRVVLPDGWLKDPYDCAGVSEDAELDTSGG encoded by the coding sequence ATGCCCACGCCCACGTCCACGGTGGACTCCACGCTGAACTCCTCGCTCTCGATCGGCCCCCACAAGGCGCAGCCGCCCGTCGTCCTGGCCCCCATGGCCGGGATCACGAACGCGCCGTTCCGCACGCTGTGCCGCGAGTTCAGCGGCGGCAAGGGTCTGTTCGTCAGCGAGATGATCACCACGCGGGCGCTGGTCGAGCGCAACGAGAAGACCATGCAGCTGATCCACTTCGACGCGACCGAGAAGCCGCGCTCGATCCAGCTCTACGGGGTCGACCCCGCCACCGTCGGCAAGGCCGTCCGCATGATCGCGGAAGAGGACCTCGCCGACCACATCGACCTCAACTTCGGCTGCCCGGTCCCCAAGGTCACCCGCAAGGGCGGCGGCTCCGCCCTCCCGTACAAGCGCAACCTGCTGCGCGCGATCCTGCGCGAGGCCGTCAGCGGTGCCGGGGACCTGCCCGTCACCATGAAGATGCGCAAGGGCATCGACGACGACCACATCACCTTCCTCGACGCGGGACGGATCGCGGTCGAGGAGGGCGTGACGGCCATCGCGCTGCACGGCCGTACCGCGGCCCAGCACTACGGCGGCACGGCCGACTGGGACGCCATCGCCCGGCTGAAGGAGCACGTGCCCGAGATCCCCGTCCTCGGCAACGGCGACATCTGGTCGGCGGACGACGCGCTGCGCATGATGCGCGAGACCGGGTGCGACGGGGTCGTCGTCGGGCGCGGCTGCCTCGGCCGGCCGTGGCTGTTCGGCGACCTGGTGGCCGCCTTCGAGGGCCGCCCCGACGCCTACGCGCGGCCGACGCTCCGCGAGGTCGCGGCCGTCATGGTCCGCCACGCCACCCTGCTCGGCGAGTGGATCGGCGACGAGGCGCGCGGTGTCATCGACTTCCGCAAGCACGTCGCCTGGTACCTCAAGGGCTTCTCCGTCGGCTCGGAGATGCGCAAGCGCCTCGCGATCACCTCCTCGCTCGCCGAACTCTCCGACGGGCTGGCCGAGCTGGACCAGGACCAGCCGTGGCCGTCGGGCGCCGACGGGCCGCGCGGCCGTACCTCCGGCAACAACCGGGTCGTGCTGCCGGACGGCTGGCTCAAGGACCCCTACGACTGCGCGGGCGTGTCCGAGGACGCCGAACTGGACACCTCCGGCGGCTGA
- the ppdK gene encoding pyruvate, phosphate dikinase produces the protein MSENKDPHVAESGVGGAKFVYDFTEGNRDLKDLLGGKGANLAEMTNLGLPVPPGFTITTEACKTYLDSGEEPAALRDEVSAHLEALEAKMGKKLGQADDPLLVSVRSGAKFSMPGMMDTVLNIGLSDKSVLGLSRQSGDDRFAWDSYRRLIQMFGKTVLGVDGELFEEALDAAKDLKKVTVDTDLEAADLKKLVTKFKKIVKTEAGRDFPQDPREQMDLAIHAVFDSWNTERAKLYRRQERIPHDLGTAVNVCSMVFGNLGPDSGTGVAFTRDPASGHQGVYGDYLQNAQGEDVVAGIRNTVPLAELESIDKKSYDQLMQIMETLENHYKDLCDIEFTIERGQLWMLQTRVGKRTAGAAFRIATQLVDQGLIDEAEALQRVTGAQLAQLMFPRFDEEAKVAQVGRGIAASPGAAVGKAVFDSYTAVKWSRSGEKVILVRRETNPDDLDGMIAAEGILTSRGGKTSHAAVVARGMGKTCVCGAEELEVDTKRRRMTVPGGHVVEEGDLISIDGSSGKVYLGEVPVVPSPVVEYFEGRMHAGADDADELVEAVHRIMAFADRKRSLRVRANADNAEDALRARRFGAQGIGLCRTEHMFLGDRRGLVERLILADTETEREESLKALLPLQKQDFVDLFSAMDGLPVTVRLLDPPLHEFLPDITELSVRVALAESRKDSNENDLRLLQAVHRLHEQNPMLGLRGVRLGLVIPGLFTMQVRAIAEAAAERKNAKGDPRAEIMIPLVGTVQELEIVREEADQVIAEVEAATGVHLKLAIGTMIELPRAALTAGQIAEAAEFFSFGTNDLTQTVWGFSRDDVEASFFTAYLEKGIFGVSPFETIDKDGVGSLVKSAVKAGRETRPDLKLGVCGEHGGDPESVHFFHEVGLDYVSCSPFRIPVARLEAGRAASSSKGSDHR, from the coding sequence GTGTCGGAAAACAAAGATCCCCACGTAGCCGAAAGCGGCGTTGGTGGAGCGAAGTTCGTTTATGACTTCACCGAGGGCAACAGGGACCTCAAGGACCTGCTCGGGGGCAAGGGTGCCAACCTCGCCGAAATGACCAACCTGGGTCTTCCCGTCCCGCCCGGCTTCACCATCACCACCGAGGCGTGCAAGACCTACCTCGACAGTGGCGAGGAGCCGGCGGCACTGCGTGACGAGGTGAGTGCGCACCTCGAGGCCCTCGAAGCCAAGATGGGCAAGAAGCTCGGCCAGGCCGACGACCCCCTGCTCGTCTCCGTCCGCTCCGGGGCCAAGTTCTCCATGCCCGGCATGATGGACACCGTCCTGAACATCGGCCTCTCCGACAAGTCCGTGCTGGGCCTGTCCCGGCAGTCCGGCGACGACCGCTTCGCGTGGGACTCCTACCGCCGTCTCATCCAGATGTTCGGCAAGACGGTCCTCGGCGTGGACGGCGAGCTCTTCGAGGAGGCTCTGGACGCGGCGAAGGACCTCAAGAAGGTCACCGTCGACACGGACCTCGAGGCGGCCGACCTCAAGAAGCTCGTCACCAAGTTCAAGAAGATCGTCAAGACCGAGGCCGGCCGGGACTTCCCGCAGGACCCGCGCGAGCAGATGGACCTCGCCATCCACGCGGTCTTCGACTCCTGGAACACCGAGCGCGCCAAGCTCTACCGCCGCCAGGAGCGCATCCCGCACGACCTCGGCACGGCCGTCAACGTCTGCTCGATGGTCTTCGGCAACCTCGGCCCCGACTCCGGCACCGGCGTCGCCTTCACCCGCGACCCCGCCTCCGGCCACCAGGGCGTCTACGGCGACTACCTCCAGAACGCCCAGGGCGAGGACGTCGTCGCGGGTATCCGCAACACGGTCCCGCTCGCCGAGCTGGAGTCGATCGACAAGAAGTCGTACGACCAGCTCATGCAGATCATGGAGACCCTGGAGAACCACTACAAGGATCTCTGCGACATCGAGTTCACCATCGAGCGCGGCCAGCTCTGGATGCTCCAGACCCGGGTCGGCAAGCGCACGGCGGGCGCGGCCTTCCGCATCGCCACGCAGCTCGTGGACCAGGGCCTGATCGACGAGGCCGAGGCGCTCCAGCGCGTGACGGGCGCCCAGCTCGCGCAGCTGATGTTCCCGCGCTTCGACGAGGAGGCGAAGGTCGCGCAGGTCGGCCGGGGCATCGCCGCGTCGCCGGGCGCCGCCGTCGGCAAGGCCGTCTTCGACTCGTACACCGCGGTGAAGTGGTCCCGTTCCGGCGAGAAGGTCATCCTGGTCCGCCGCGAGACGAACCCCGACGACCTGGACGGCATGATCGCGGCCGAGGGCATCCTCACCTCGCGCGGCGGCAAGACCTCCCACGCGGCCGTCGTCGCCCGCGGCATGGGCAAGACCTGTGTCTGCGGTGCCGAGGAGCTGGAGGTCGACACCAAGCGCCGCCGGATGACCGTGCCCGGCGGGCACGTCGTCGAGGAGGGCGACCTCATCTCGATCGACGGCTCCAGCGGCAAGGTGTACCTCGGTGAGGTCCCCGTCGTCCCGTCCCCGGTCGTCGAGTACTTCGAGGGCCGGATGCATGCCGGCGCCGACGACGCCGACGAGCTGGTCGAGGCCGTCCACCGGATCATGGCCTTCGCCGACCGCAAGCGCAGCCTGCGCGTACGCGCCAACGCCGACAACGCCGAGGACGCGCTGCGCGCCCGCCGCTTCGGCGCCCAGGGCATCGGTCTGTGCCGTACGGAGCACATGTTCCTGGGCGACCGCCGTGGGCTGGTCGAGCGCCTGATCCTCGCGGACACCGAGACCGAGCGCGAGGAGTCGCTGAAGGCCCTCCTGCCGCTCCAGAAGCAGGACTTCGTGGACCTGTTCTCGGCGATGGACGGCCTCCCGGTCACGGTCCGTCTCCTGGACCCGCCGCTGCACGAGTTCCTGCCGGACATCACCGAGCTGTCGGTGCGTGTCGCGCTCGCCGAGTCCCGCAAGGACTCCAACGAGAACGACCTCCGTCTCCTCCAGGCCGTGCACCGCCTGCACGAGCAGAACCCGATGCTGGGCCTGCGCGGTGTGCGTCTCGGCCTGGTCATCCCCGGTCTGTTCACCATGCAGGTACGGGCCATCGCGGAGGCGGCCGCCGAGCGCAAGAACGCCAAGGGCGACCCGCGCGCCGAGATCATGATCCCGCTCGTGGGCACCGTCCAGGAGCTGGAGATCGTCCGCGAGGAGGCCGACCAGGTCATCGCGGAGGTCGAGGCGGCCACCGGCGTGCACCTGAAGCTGGCGATCGGCACGATGATCGAGCTGCCGCGCGCCGCGCTGACGGCCGGGCAGATCGCCGAGGCGGCGGAGTTCTTCTCCTTCGGCACGAACGACCTCACCCAGACGGTGTGGGGCTTCAGTCGCGACGACGTGGAGGCCTCCTTCTTCACGGCGTACCTGGAGAAGGGCATCTTCGGCGTCAGCCCGTTCGAGACGATCGACAAGGACGGCGTCGGCTCCCTGGTCAAGTCCGCGGTGAAGGCCGGCCGCGAGACGCGCCCCGACCTGAAGCTCGGCGTCTGCGGCGAGCACGGCGGTGACCCCGAGTCGGTCCACTTCTTCCACGAGGTGGGACTCGACTACGTCTCCTGCTCCCCGTTCCGCATCCCGGTCGCCCGCCTGGAAGCGGGCCGCGCGGCCTCCAGCTCGAAGGGCAGCGACCACCGCTAG